The genome window GGAGCGACAACAATAGAGTAATTATTATAAATATTTTCATTATTTATCGGTAAAAAAGTTTATTCTTTGGGTTAGTTTACTCTTTCCATTAAGTATCCATGAATCAACAAGTAAAAGGATAAATGCCAATATCGCCAATACTTGATATTGTTCTTCATAATCAGAATATACTTTAGATTCTATATCCGAGCCTTTCATCTTACGTACCTCTGCAACAATTGCTCTTAAAGCACTATTTGAATTATCTGCCGATATATATATTCCATTACCTGCTTTTGCAATCTCCTGTCCAAGTTGCTCATTAAGTTTGGTTATAACAACATTTCCTTCACGGTCTTTAATAAAGTTATTTGAAGAGTTTCCTATGGGTATTGGTGCTCCTTTTGAGGTTCCTACTCCAATTACATCAACCCTAATACCTCGCTTGGCAGCCTCAGTGGCAGCGCCAACTGCATCATCTTCATGATTTTCAGCATCAGTTATAACTATAATTGCTTTATCAGCACTATCATCTTGAGTGAATGAATTTGCCGCTAAATCAATTGCTCGTCCAATAGATGTTCCTTGTGTTGGAACCATATTTGTATTTATGGTTGACAAGAACATTTTTGCAGAGACAAAATCAGATGTTATAGGTAATTGGGTATAGGCATCACCAGCAAACACCACAAGACCTATTTTATCATTATCCAATTCATCAACAAGTTTTGACAGAATCATCTTTGCTCTATCAAGTCGAGTTGGTGTAATATCTTTTGACATCATTGAGTTTGAAACATCAAGCACTATCTCAATCTCAACACCCTCTTTTTTTACAGTCTCCAACTTTGACCCCATTTGAGGACGGGCAATTACAAATATCAAAAGTATTAATGCAAGTTGTTGTAAAAAGAATTTTAATGACGGGCGATATTTTGATACCTCGGGCATAAGAGGCTCAATAACCGAAATCTTTCCGAATTTTTTTAAATTCTTTCTACGTTTAAACTCTCCATAAAAAAAGACTCCCCATATTACTACAACAATGAAGAGTAGATATAAATATTGCGGATTTGCAAATCTGAACATAGTTGTGTATGATTAAGGAATATTTTTTAATATTGTATTTTTTAATAATATATCGGCACACAAAAGCAACATTGCCAATATTGCCCACGGCATAAATCTTTCTTCTCTTTTACTATACTCTGTAACAGAAAGTTTAGTTTTTTCCAACTTATCAATTTCCGAGAATATATCTTTCAACGCATTTTTATCTGTTGCTCTAAAATACTCACCATCAGTTTTAGAAGCAATCTCTTTTAGTGTGTTTTCATCAATTTCAACAGGGTAATTTTGATACTGAATACCATATGGGGGTTGTACGGGATATGGAGCCATACCTTGAGTTCCAACACCAATTGTATATACCCTGATACCAAATGTCTTGGCAATATCCGCAGCAGTTACTGGCGCTATATCTCCTGCATTGTTAGTTCCGTCGGTAAGCAAAATAATTGTTTTAGATTTTGCAGGACCATCTTTTATTCTATTAATTGCTGTTGCAAGACCATCTCCAATTGCTGTACGATCTTCTATCATTCCACACTCAACATCTTTCAAAAGATTTAATAATGCAGAGTGATCAGTTGTCATTGGGCACATGGTAAAACTCTCTCCTGCAAATATAACCAAACCTATATTATCGTATGTTCTTCCCGAGACAAACTGAGCCGCAACATCTTTTGCAGCATCTACTCTATTGGGTTTAAAATCTCGTGCAAGCATTGATGTTGAAATATCGAGTGCAACAACAATGTCAATACCCTCAGTTGTACGATTTGACCAACTATTTGTTGATTGAGGTCGTGCCAAGGCTATTATAAGTGCAGTTAATGCACACACTCGTAAAACAAAACGTAAATGTCGAAGATAATATTTATAACTTCGGCTCAATTTATCAAATGGCAAGGTGGTTGACACCTCTATTGAAGCGTCACTCTTATGCTGTTTTAATATGTACCACGCCACAAGTGGTATAAGAAGTAACAATAACCACAAATAGGCTGGATTTGCAAATATCATCATAATAATCACTCTTTATTATTTTGAGTATCTTCTAATTGCTCTTCTGATTGAGGTTTTGTATCCTCCACAAAAGAGATTGCATTACGCATGGAAGCCTCATTATCATCAGGCAATGGTCGCATTTTTGCAAACTTTACAAAATCGGCTACTGCTAATATACTCTTCATATTCTTTTCAACCAATTTTGTCTCTTTATTTTCTCTTAAAGAGGCAAGTATTTGAGTTGATGTCATCTCCATTGCATTTATGCCAAAACGCAAATTGAGATACTCTCGTAAAATATCAATAAGTCGTGTATAGTAAAGTTTGTCTTGTCCCGATTGCCATAACTTCTCTTCTTTTAATTTCAAGAGTTCTTCCATTGCCTTTTCGTAAGGAGGTATCTGTGCTATCTCCTGAGCCTTTTCTAATAGATCTTTCTTAAAGAATTTAAGATAAGCATATATTGCAACACAAATTATAAGAAGAACTAAAAGAATAATCCATACATAACCGGGAATAAAATCTAATAAAACAAAGCGAGGAGACCAAACATCTTTTATCTCTTTTAAGTCAAGATTTTGTTGATCAACTACAACAGGAACCACTTTTAAACTTAATGATTCCGAAGCAAAAGTGTCTTTATCCAATAGACACTTTATTGGTGGTATATAATAGAATCCCGAATCAAAAGATGTTATAATTATGTCTTTATTAATTTGAATACGATTATTCTTTATATCAGTTGTATCTCCTTCTGTTACAGACAACACCTCAACTCCTTGAGTTAGTGTATCAGATGGTATAAGCATCAATAATTGAGCATCTTTATCTTGAACAACCTCAAGCTTTATGGAAGTTTGTTCTCCCATCCATATTGCTGAGGAGTCCATTTTTGTTGACACTATAACACTCTGTGCCATTACAGAGGTTGAGAACATCAACAAAAAAGCATAAAGAACTCTTTTTATATTTGTAAAAAACATAAGTTATCTATCTTTTATAATTATCTTTTTTCAAAGAGAGTCATCAATGAACGAACATAATCTTCATCAGTTGCAATAGAGGTTATATCCACTCCGCTTTTTCGTGCTGCATCTTGCATTGCTTCTTGACACGAATTCCACCAAGATGTATATTGCTCTCGTACTTTCTTTGACGAAGTATCAATCCACATATCACCACCCCTCTCTGCATCTTTTAATTTAATTAATCCTACATTGGGTAATTCTGCTTCGCGTTTATCATATATTTGCAATGCAACCATATCATGCCTATTATTTGCAATAGTAAGTGCTTTTTGATAATTCTTTTTATCAATAAAATCACTCATCATAAATATGGTACAACGTTTCTTTATAGCATTAGTTACGTACTCCAAAGCAAGTGCAATATCAGTTTTTTTGTTCTGTGGAGTAAATTCTATTAACTCTCTAATTATATACAGAACATGACGTCTTCCCTTTTTAGGTGGTATAAACTTCTCAATTTTATCCGAGAAGAATACAACGCCTATTTTATCGTTGTTTTGAATTGTAGAAAAGGCAAGAGTTGCAGCAATCTGAGTTATCATCTCCTTTTTTGATTCTCCCACTGCTCCAAAATTACGACTTGCAGATACATCAATAAGCAACATAACTGTAAGTTCTCGTTCCTCTTCAAAAACCTTTATAAAGGGTTTATTGTGTCGTGCTGTAACATTCCAATCTATATCGCGAACGTCATCACCAAACTGATACTCTCTAACTTCTGAGAACGTCATTCCCCTACCCTTAAAGGCAGAGTGATATTGTCCCGCAAAAATATTGCGAGATAATCCGCGACTCTTAATCTCAATCTGACGGACCTTTTTTAATAAATCTGATGTCTCCATCCGATAAAGATTTCTATTAATTAGGGAACTTCTACTTTATTAAGGATTTCACTTATTACCTCTTCTGTGGTAATATTATTTGCTTCTGCTTCGTAACTTAATCCAATACGGTGACGTAGGACATCGTGACAAACGGCACGAATATCCTCAGGTATTACATATCCTCTTTGTTTTAAGAAAGCATATGCTCGAGCAGCAAGAGCCAAATTAATAGATGCTCGTGGAGAAGCTCCGAAAGAAATCATATCTTTCAAATCTTTTAATTCATAATCTTGAGGGAAACGTGTTGCAAAAACTATATCAACAATATATCTCTCAATCTTTTCATCTAAATAGACTTTACGAACTACATCACGAGCTTCAACAATCTCAGAAGGTTTAATTACAGGTTTTAAATCAAATGATTCTCCTGATATGTTTTGACGTATTATCTGTTTCTCCTCCTCTTTTTTAGGATAACCGATAATAACCTTTAACATAAAACGGTCAACTTGTGCCTCGGGCAAAGGATAAGTACCCTCTTGCTCAATAGGGTTTTGGGTTGCCATAACAAGGAAAGGATCATCAAGTTTATAAGTATTTTCACCAATTGTTACTTGACGCTCTTGCATCGCTTCCAATAAAGCACTTTGTACTTTTGCCGGAGCACGGTTTATCTCATCTGCCAATACAAAGTTAGCAAAGATAGGCCCCTTCTTTGATAGGAATTGTTCTTTTGCCGGACTATATATCATAGTACCAATAACATCGGCAGGCAAAAGATCTGGAGTAAATTGTATTCGGTTATACTTTGCATCAATTAAAGATGCCAACGATTTAATTGCCAATGTTTTTGCCAAACCCGGAACTCCTTCTAATAGAATATGTCCATTAGACAACAATCCTATTAACAGAGAATCAACAAGGTGTTTTTGACCTACAATAACCTTATCCATTCCCATTGTAATTGTATTTACAAAAGAACTTTTACTTGCAATTAGTTCATTAAGTTCACGAATATCAACCATTTGATTCATATCTTATTTATATTTATAAATTAATTTTTCAAAAACTGTCACAAAGTTAACGTCTATATACTTAAATTTAACAATTGCGACTGTTAAAAATAACAAATCGCAATTAATTAATATTATATCTACTCTATTTCATACAATATCTGTTGTTCAAGTGCTTTTGCTCTCTTCAGAGACTCGGGATTAGAGGCATCTATATCATATTTACTTGCATCAGGAACAATTACCTTATCTCCCGGTTGCAAATCTTTGGGATTCCAAATCTTATTCTCTCTATAAATATATACCCAGAACACTTTATCCCCATAATATTTATTGGCAATAGTTGTTAAGAACTTTCCTCTTGTTATTGTCTCAATAATGGGCTCTTTAGGCTTAACATCTTCAACAACATTAACGCTATCAACCACCTCTGTTTTTATAGCATCTTCTACTTTTACAACCTCGATACTATCTATGGGATTAACAACTGATATATCTGCATTGTTCTTAGAGATATTATCACTCTCAGCGTCTTTATCACTATTTTGTTCAACTAAAGAAGATAGATTAAATGATGAGAATGAAAGAGAAAATCCTTTCTCGTTACCAATAAAGAACTTCCAAATAAATATAAAAACAACAAATAATAGCAAAGCAGT of Bacteroidales bacterium contains these proteins:
- a CDS encoding VWA domain-containing protein — protein: MFRFANPQYLYLLFIVVVIWGVFFYGEFKRRKNLKKFGKISVIEPLMPEVSKYRPSLKFFLQQLALILLIFVIARPQMGSKLETVKKEGVEIEIVLDVSNSMMSKDITPTRLDRAKMILSKLVDELDNDKIGLVVFAGDAYTQLPITSDFVSAKMFLSTINTNMVPTQGTSIGRAIDLAANSFTQDDSADKAIIVITDAENHEDDAVGAATEAAKRGIRVDVIGVGTSKGAPIPIGNSSNNFIKDREGNVVITKLNEQLGQEIAKAGNGIYISADNSNSALRAIVAEVRKMKGSDIESKVYSDYEEQYQVLAILAFILLLVDSWILNGKSKLTQRINFFTDK
- a CDS encoding VWA domain-containing protein; protein product: MIFANPAYLWLLLLLIPLVAWYILKQHKSDASIEVSTTLPFDKLSRSYKYYLRHLRFVLRVCALTALIIALARPQSTNSWSNRTTEGIDIVVALDISTSMLARDFKPNRVDAAKDVAAQFVSGRTYDNIGLVIFAGESFTMCPMTTDHSALLNLLKDVECGMIEDRTAIGDGLATAINRIKDGPAKSKTIILLTDGTNNAGDIAPVTAADIAKTFGIRVYTIGVGTQGMAPYPVQPPYGIQYQNYPVEIDENTLKEIASKTDGEYFRATDKNALKDIFSEIDKLEKTKLSVTEYSKREERFMPWAILAMLLLCADILLKNTILKNIP
- a CDS encoding cell wall anchor protein; this encodes MFFTNIKRVLYAFLLMFSTSVMAQSVIVSTKMDSSAIWMGEQTSIKLEVVQDKDAQLLMLIPSDTLTQGVEVLSVTEGDTTDIKNNRIQINKDIIITSFDSGFYYIPPIKCLLDKDTFASESLSLKVVPVVVDQQNLDLKEIKDVWSPRFVLLDFIPGYVWIILLVLLIICVAIYAYLKFFKKDLLEKAQEIAQIPPYEKAMEELLKLKEEKLWQSGQDKLYYTRLIDILREYLNLRFGINAMEMTSTQILASLRENKETKLVEKNMKSILAVADFVKFAKMRPLPDDNEASMRNAISFVEDTKPQSEEQLEDTQNNKE
- a CDS encoding DUF58 domain-containing protein encodes the protein METSDLLKKVRQIEIKSRGLSRNIFAGQYHSAFKGRGMTFSEVREYQFGDDVRDIDWNVTARHNKPFIKVFEEERELTVMLLIDVSASRNFGAVGESKKEMITQIAATLAFSTIQNNDKIGVVFFSDKIEKFIPPKKGRRHVLYIIRELIEFTPQNKKTDIALALEYVTNAIKKRCTIFMMSDFIDKKNYQKALTIANNRHDMVALQIYDKREAELPNVGLIKLKDAERGGDMWIDTSSKKVREQYTSWWNSCQEAMQDAARKSGVDITSIATDEDYVRSLMTLFEKR
- a CDS encoding MoxR family ATPase: MNQMVDIRELNELIASKSSFVNTITMGMDKVIVGQKHLVDSLLIGLLSNGHILLEGVPGLAKTLAIKSLASLIDAKYNRIQFTPDLLPADVIGTMIYSPAKEQFLSKKGPIFANFVLADEINRAPAKVQSALLEAMQERQVTIGENTYKLDDPFLVMATQNPIEQEGTYPLPEAQVDRFMLKVIIGYPKKEEEKQIIRQNISGESFDLKPVIKPSEIVEARDVVRKVYLDEKIERYIVDIVFATRFPQDYELKDLKDMISFGASPRASINLALAARAYAFLKQRGYVIPEDIRAVCHDVLRHRIGLSYEAEANNITTEEVISEILNKVEVP